The following are encoded together in the Parabacteroides chongii genome:
- a CDS encoding GH92 family glycosyl hydrolase yields the protein MNKNNLLSAALCLLAGGLAIACSSVKEEKAAEELSQYVEPRIGTAHCRWFHFTPGAYPFGMAKPAPSTNGHLGNNSGWEATGYDYRDTSIEGFPCLHEFQVGGIVLMPTVGELKTVPGAVDDSTGTGYRSRFDHSEEIATAGYYSVNLQDYDIRAELTATPRVAFQRYTFPASDESRILFDIGNRQGESGAVKDASVTLNEDGTVEGWVITLPGYVKKYQPGAEVPLYFFARLDKQPEGYGTFIGEKVQPDARHISGIGSGLYLTYKTNEGESITAKVGLSYTSVANARLNLATEAPTLTFDQAKEAAHQQWEDYLGRIRVETPVKEDKVKFYTGLYHALLGRGLASDVNGAYPRNDGSVGQIPVKDGKPVHNLYNTDAAWGAQWNLSQVWVLAYPEYASDYISSHLLVYKDAGWLADGIANSRYVSGVGTNLLSTIVAGAYQCGIRDFDVDLAYEASLKNELDGTNRPLGAGKVDTDMFLKYGYVPHIDKGDGPDEAFMFSASHTLEYSYSAWAVAQWAKKLGKTEDYDRLMWLSKGWERIYDPSTNFVRPKKADGQFIGDFNPMQVWRGFQEGNAWQYTFYVPHDAEALAGKVGADVFNQRLDSIFTVSQKLIFSGGTEVGAFAGLQTLYNHGNQPCLHISWLFNEAGRPSLTQKWVRAILDEFYGTDGIHGYGYGQDEDQGQLGAWYVIASLGMFDVKGLTDSTPSFALGSPVFDKITIQLNNQYYKGKEFVIEAKNNSKENVYVQQYRLNGEVYPAIRIPFETITAGGRLEMDMGNRAVDDYK from the coding sequence ATGAATAAAAACAATCTATTAAGTGCGGCCCTTTGTTTGCTGGCAGGTGGACTGGCTATTGCCTGTTCGTCGGTAAAGGAGGAGAAAGCTGCCGAAGAACTGTCCCAATATGTGGAGCCGCGTATCGGGACAGCCCATTGCCGCTGGTTCCATTTCACTCCGGGAGCTTATCCTTTCGGAATGGCAAAGCCTGCCCCGTCGACTAACGGGCATCTGGGGAATAACTCCGGCTGGGAAGCTACCGGCTATGATTACCGGGATACTTCGATCGAAGGTTTCCCCTGCCTGCATGAGTTCCAGGTAGGCGGTATCGTTCTGATGCCGACAGTGGGCGAGTTGAAGACTGTCCCCGGTGCTGTGGACGATTCAACCGGAACTGGCTATCGTTCCCGTTTCGACCATTCGGAAGAGATCGCAACGGCCGGCTATTATTCCGTGAATCTACAGGATTACGATATACGTGCAGAACTGACCGCTACGCCCCGTGTGGCTTTCCAGCGTTATACCTTCCCGGCATCCGACGAGAGCCGTATTCTATTCGATATCGGTAACAGGCAGGGGGAGAGTGGTGCTGTGAAAGATGCCTCCGTCACCCTGAACGAAGATGGAACAGTAGAAGGCTGGGTAATCACTCTGCCGGGATACGTAAAGAAATATCAGCCTGGAGCAGAAGTACCTCTCTATTTCTTCGCTCGGCTGGATAAACAGCCGGAAGGTTACGGTACATTTATCGGAGAAAAGGTGCAGCCGGACGCCCGGCATATTTCAGGTATTGGCTCCGGTTTGTACCTCACTTATAAAACGAACGAAGGCGAAAGTATTACGGCCAAGGTCGGCCTCTCATACACTTCCGTAGCGAATGCCCGCCTGAACCTGGCGACGGAAGCACCTACACTCACCTTCGACCAGGCAAAAGAAGCTGCCCATCAGCAATGGGAAGACTACCTCGGACGTATCCGCGTAGAAACTCCTGTGAAAGAAGACAAGGTGAAATTCTACACCGGCCTCTATCATGCCCTGCTCGGACGCGGGCTGGCGAGCGACGTGAACGGAGCTTATCCCCGCAACGACGGCAGTGTCGGACAGATTCCTGTGAAAGACGGCAAGCCGGTGCATAACCTGTATAATACCGATGCCGCCTGGGGTGCCCAGTGGAACCTATCGCAGGTATGGGTATTGGCTTATCCTGAATATGCTTCCGATTACATCAGCAGCCATTTATTGGTCTATAAAGATGCCGGATGGCTGGCGGACGGTATTGCCAACAGCCGTTACGTATCGGGTGTCGGCACAAACCTGCTGAGTACGATTGTAGCAGGTGCTTACCAATGCGGTATCCGCGACTTTGACGTAGACCTGGCCTACGAAGCCTCCCTCAAGAATGAACTCGACGGAACCAACCGTCCGCTGGGTGCTGGTAAGGTCGATACGGACATGTTCCTCAAATACGGTTATGTCCCCCACATAGATAAAGGCGACGGACCGGACGAAGCGTTTATGTTCTCAGCTTCCCACACCCTGGAGTATTCTTATAGCGCCTGGGCCGTAGCCCAGTGGGCAAAGAAACTCGGTAAGACGGAAGATTACGATCGGCTGATGTGGCTGTCCAAAGGCTGGGAACGTATCTACGACCCTTCGACCAATTTCGTACGCCCGAAAAAGGCTGACGGACAGTTTATCGGTGATTTTAACCCGATGCAGGTCTGGCGCGGTTTCCAGGAAGGAAATGCCTGGCAGTACACATTCTATGTGCCTCATGATGCGGAAGCATTAGCCGGCAAGGTAGGAGCGGACGTATTCAATCAGCGCCTGGATAGTATCTTTACGGTTTCTCAAAAACTGATATTCAGCGGTGGTACGGAAGTCGGTGCCTTTGCCGGCCTGCAAACCCTGTATAACCACGGTAACCAGCCTTGCCTGCATATCTCCTGGTTGTTCAATGAAGCCGGCCGCCCTTCGCTAACCCAGAAATGGGTACGTGCCATCCTCGATGAGTTCTACGGTACGGACGGAATACATGGCTACGGTTACGGACAGGATGAAGATCAGGGCCAGTTAGGTGCCTGGTACGTGATCGCTTCGCTGGGAATGTTCGACGTGAAGGGCCTGACGGATTCAACGCCTTCCTTTGCTTTGGGCAGTCCGGTATTTGACAAGATAACCATCCAACTCAACAACCAATATTATAAAGGAAAAGAGTTCGTTATCGAAGCAAAGAACAATAGTAAGGAAAATGTCTATGTGCAGCAATACCGCCTGAATGGCGAGGTGTATCCTGCCATTCGTATTCCTTTTGAAACAATCACTGCCGGAGGGCGTCTGGAGATGGATATGGGTAATCGTGCAGTGGATGATTATAAATAA
- a CDS encoding MFS transporter — MNKQNSKAIYPILFGFFVMGFADVVGIATNYVKVDFSLSDTLANLLPMMVFLWFVLFSIPTGILMGKVGRRNTVVIALAITALAMLLPLFFYDFPCILLTFALLGIGNTILQVSLNPMVANVVNPDRITSVLTLGQFIKAISSFLGPIIAGVAASFCGDWKLIFAVYAVTTLISTIWLISIIPGKEKLEEAHVTFGTTVSLFNDKYIVSLFLGILFIVGIDVGLNTTIPKLLIDRTGMPLSEAGLGTSLYFAARTIGSFVGALLLAKLSASRFLKYSMFVAIVAFILLLAVPATWSMFVMIVIVGLACANVFSIIFSFALQHKPERSNEISALMIMGVSGGALITPLMGVVADGFGQVAGLSILLLCLLYICLISFRIDKK; from the coding sequence ATGAATAAACAAAATTCAAAAGCCATTTACCCCATCCTCTTCGGATTCTTTGTGATGGGCTTTGCAGATGTTGTAGGCATTGCGACCAATTACGTAAAGGTGGACTTTTCCCTTTCCGATACGCTTGCCAACCTGTTGCCGATGATGGTCTTCCTTTGGTTTGTCCTGTTTTCCATTCCGACAGGTATCCTGATGGGGAAAGTCGGACGGCGTAATACCGTAGTGATAGCGTTGGCCATAACCGCCCTCGCCATGCTGCTGCCTTTGTTCTTTTATGACTTCCCCTGTATTTTATTGACTTTTGCGCTGTTGGGTATCGGTAATACGATCCTTCAGGTTTCCCTGAACCCGATGGTCGCCAATGTCGTCAATCCGGACCGCATAACCAGTGTACTGACCCTGGGGCAGTTCATCAAGGCGATCTCTTCTTTCCTGGGCCCGATCATTGCCGGTGTTGCCGCTTCTTTCTGTGGGGATTGGAAACTAATCTTTGCCGTATATGCTGTAACGACACTGATCTCTACAATCTGGCTTATCTCCATTATTCCGGGAAAGGAAAAGCTGGAGGAAGCCCATGTGACCTTTGGTACGACAGTATCCCTTTTCAATGATAAATATATTGTATCCTTGTTCCTCGGAATCCTTTTTATTGTCGGCATAGATGTCGGTCTGAATACGACTATCCCTAAATTATTGATAGACCGTACGGGTATGCCTCTTTCGGAAGCCGGATTGGGAACCAGCCTGTACTTCGCAGCCCGTACGATCGGATCGTTTGTCGGTGCTCTCCTGCTGGCAAAACTTTCGGCAAGCCGCTTCCTGAAATATAGCATGTTTGTGGCAATCGTGGCATTTATCCTGTTGCTGGCTGTCCCTGCTACATGGAGCATGTTCGTGATGATCGTTATTGTAGGACTGGCCTGTGCGAATGTCTTTTCGATCATCTTCTCGTTCGCCCTTCAGCATAAACCGGAACGGTCAAACGAAATATCGGCTCTGATGATCATGGGAGTATCCGGAGGTGCGCTGATTACTCCGCTGATGGGAGTCGTAGCAGATGGCTTCGGGCAGGTTGCGGGATTATCCATCCTCCTGCTCTGTCTCCTTTATATTTGTCTTATCTCTTTTCGAATAGATAAAAAATAG
- a CDS encoding glycosyl hydrolase family 38 produces the protein MSSAVWSASTAPPGIETHLFPALYKTAKGPVQKVRVTVKHSGAPVTATLTLGNQSRKEKLNDGTNQFFFEIPAVQSAVQLPLTVTVGKEKESAQIDVKPVRHWQMNMVQHTHTDIGYTRSQTEILAEHLRYIDYALDYCDATDNYPDFAKFRWTCEIAWAVSEYLKCRPAEQIARLKKRVAEGRIELAAMYLNFDELPDEQTLAASLYPLKQFRDAGLKAEVAMQNDVNGIGWCFSEFFADAGVKYVNMGTHGHRALICFDIPTVFWWQSPSGKKVLTYRAEHYNQGNFFGIHTDNFEQFEERVLNYLGEMEAKNYPYDIVAAQHSGYFTDNSPPSTKSCEMLMKWNEKYEWPKIRTAVASEFIKEVESNYADKIQTIRGAWPDWWTDGFGSGAREAAISRITHSDIIANQAGLSFAGMLGAKLPAQIDDQIYDINKALLFYDEHTFGYSESVRDAYCKETWEQRSLKQSYAWEAYRHSGLLGEVTMGLLQSFVPKAEYPSVAVFNTLNWTYSGIAKVYIDHQILPREKAFEIVDASGNVIPAQPAESRSDGTYWSLYVKDVPALGYAQYYIKVKDAPRPAIQSAEKLENAHVENPWYAIDFNPRKGTISKLFDKELNKELTTPNAEWEMGEFIYEIIDSRHPMEQYRVPQFLRRRPERIRFERYEKGDIWDTYRFRGETVAGREPNNLMVEFRVFNVTKKIEIVYRLRKKAITDPEAVYISFPFEVNQGKIMLDVPGGTIEAGVDQIPGSSNDWYTVQNFATARNSESQVVMGSPEIPLMQFGAINTGRYKAGAVPQSTNMYSWPMNNYWVTNFNADQMGELQWSYFINSDKDNSIGYATRFAWENRIPFLTRVLPAGAKGTEVITPASIFTITPANLLLVNMKPVEGEKAVMLQLREVDGKPAAFAVKSDKVNFTKITVCDVVGDPVSGNGSTDFAPWENKFIKLSW, from the coding sequence ATGTCTTCCGCCGTGTGGAGTGCATCGACCGCACCTCCGGGGATCGAAACTCATCTTTTCCCTGCCTTATATAAAACGGCGAAAGGTCCGGTACAGAAAGTACGGGTAACCGTGAAGCATAGCGGTGCGCCTGTTACTGCAACACTTACGTTGGGGAACCAGTCGCGAAAGGAAAAACTGAATGACGGCACTAACCAATTCTTTTTTGAGATACCGGCTGTGCAGTCTGCCGTGCAACTGCCTCTGACGGTAACGGTTGGAAAAGAAAAAGAGTCTGCTCAGATAGATGTGAAACCAGTCCGTCACTGGCAGATGAATATGGTACAGCATACCCATACCGATATCGGTTACACCCGTTCGCAGACCGAGATTCTGGCGGAACATCTCCGCTACATCGACTATGCCCTCGACTATTGCGATGCAACCGACAATTACCCCGACTTTGCCAAGTTCCGCTGGACTTGCGAGATCGCCTGGGCTGTCAGCGAATACTTGAAATGCCGTCCGGCCGAACAGATTGCCCGGTTAAAGAAACGGGTAGCGGAAGGACGTATCGAACTGGCTGCTATGTACCTGAACTTCGACGAACTGCCGGACGAGCAGACATTGGCCGCTTCCTTGTATCCCCTGAAACAATTCCGTGATGCCGGTTTGAAGGCGGAAGTCGCCATGCAGAACGATGTGAACGGTATCGGCTGGTGTTTCAGCGAGTTCTTTGCCGATGCCGGTGTGAAGTATGTCAATATGGGAACACATGGTCACCGTGCCCTGATCTGTTTCGATATCCCGACCGTCTTCTGGTGGCAGTCTCCTTCGGGAAAGAAGGTCTTGACCTACCGTGCCGAACATTATAACCAGGGTAATTTCTTCGGTATCCATACCGATAACTTCGAACAGTTCGAAGAACGTGTACTGAATTATCTGGGAGAGATGGAAGCGAAAAACTATCCGTACGATATCGTTGCCGCCCAGCATTCCGGTTATTTCACGGACAACTCGCCCCCTTCGACAAAGAGTTGCGAGATGCTGATGAAGTGGAACGAGAAATACGAATGGCCTAAAATACGTACAGCCGTAGCCAGCGAGTTCATCAAGGAGGTGGAATCGAACTATGCCGATAAGATACAGACCATCCGTGGTGCATGGCCCGACTGGTGGACCGACGGCTTTGGTTCCGGAGCACGTGAAGCAGCTATTTCCCGTATCACCCATTCGGACATCATCGCCAATCAGGCAGGATTGTCTTTTGCCGGTATGCTCGGAGCCAAACTTCCTGCGCAGATAGACGATCAGATATACGATATCAACAAAGCCCTGTTGTTTTATGACGAACACACCTTCGGCTACAGTGAAAGTGTGCGTGATGCCTACTGCAAGGAGACCTGGGAACAACGTTCCCTGAAGCAATCGTATGCCTGGGAAGCTTACCGCCATTCCGGTCTGCTGGGAGAGGTGACGATGGGATTGTTGCAGTCTTTCGTGCCGAAAGCCGAATACCCGTCCGTCGCCGTCTTCAACACGTTGAACTGGACCTATAGCGGCATAGCCAAAGTTTATATTGACCACCAGATCCTGCCGCGTGAAAAGGCATTCGAGATAGTGGATGCTTCGGGTAATGTCATTCCCGCCCAACCGGCGGAAAGCCGTTCGGACGGAACGTACTGGTCTCTTTATGTGAAAGACGTACCGGCTTTGGGATATGCCCAGTATTATATTAAGGTAAAGGACGCTCCTCGTCCTGCTATACAGTCTGCAGAGAAGTTGGAGAATGCACATGTGGAAAATCCCTGGTATGCCATTGACTTCAATCCGCGCAAGGGGACTATCAGCAAACTCTTCGACAAAGAGTTGAATAAGGAACTGACGACTCCCAATGCAGAGTGGGAGATGGGAGAGTTCATCTACGAGATCATCGACAGCCGTCACCCGATGGAACAATACCGCGTTCCGCAATTCCTCCGTCGTCGTCCGGAACGGATCCGTTTCGAGCGTTACGAAAAGGGAGATATTTGGGATACTTACCGCTTCCGTGGTGAGACAGTGGCAGGTCGCGAGCCGAACAACCTGATGGTAGAGTTCCGTGTCTTCAACGTGACCAAGAAGATTGAAATCGTGTACCGCCTCCGTAAGAAAGCTATTACCGATCCGGAAGCAGTCTATATCTCGTTCCCGTTTGAGGTAAATCAGGGGAAGATCATGCTCGACGTTCCCGGCGGTACCATCGAAGCTGGTGTCGACCAGATCCCCGGATCATCGAACGACTGGTATACGGTGCAGAACTTTGCCACGGCACGCAACAGCGAGTCGCAGGTTGTTATGGGTAGCCCTGAGATCCCTTTGATGCAGTTCGGTGCGATCAATACGGGACGTTATAAAGCGGGGGCCGTTCCTCAGTCGACCAACATGTACTCCTGGCCGATGAACAACTATTGGGTAACCAATTTCAATGCCGACCAGATGGGTGAGTTACAATGGAGCTATTTCATCAATTCCGATAAAGACAACTCTATCGGCTATGCCACCCGTTTTGCCTGGGAGAACCGTATTCCGTTCCTGACCCGTGTCTTACCGGCAGGAGCCAAAGGAACCGAAGTGATAACCCCGGCATCCATCTTTACGATTACCCCTGCGAACCTGTTGCTGGTAAATATGAAGCCGGTCGAAGGAGAAAAGGCCGTCATGCTCCAGTTGCGTGAGGTAGATGGTAAACCGGCTGCCTTTGCCGTTAAATCCGACAAGGTCAACTTTACGAAAATCACTGTATGTGATGTCGTAGGAGACCCGGTTTCAGGTAACGGATCGACAGACTTTGCTCCGTGGGAGAATAAGTTTATAAAATTATCCTGGTAA
- a CDS encoding GH92 family glycosyl hydrolase: MNKKNVLALALVTMMAWVGKPAMAASGTNAFDPVEYAMPLMGTQSSFELSTGNTYPAIARPWGMNFWTPQTGKMGDGWQYTYTANKIRGFKQTHQPSPWINDYGQFAIMPVVGAPEFDQDKRASWFSHKSEVAKPYYYKAYLADHDVITELTPTDRAALFRFTFPENDHSYIVVDALDNGSYIKVVPEENKIIGYSTKNSGGVPDNFKNYFIIEFDKPFTYEATFADNSLKEGAKEQTSKHVGAVIGFKTRKGEIVHAKVASSFISFDQAAVNMKELGNDNFETLVSKGKQAWNDVLGKIEVEGGTLDQYRTFYSCMYRSLLFPRKFYEIDAAGNVVHYSPYNGEVLPGYMFTDTGFWDTFRALFPFLNLMYPSMNKEMQEGLINTYKESGFFPEWASPGHRGCMVGNNSASILVDAYVKGVKVDDLETMYKGLIHGTENVHPTVSSTGRLGHEYYNKLGYVPYDVKIHENAARTLEYAYNDWCIYQIAKELGRPKKELELYAKRAMNYKNLYDKETKLMRGKNADGTFQAPFSPLKWGDAFTEGNSWHYTWSVFHDPQGLIDLMGGKDSFVMMLDSVFAVPPLFDDSYYGQVIHEIREMQIMNMGNYAHGNQPIQHMIYLYNYAGQPWKAQYWLREVMNKMYTPTPDGYCGDEDNGQTSAWYVFSALGFYPVAPGTTQYVLGAPLFKKATLHFENGKNLVINAPENSDKNIYIESMSFNGVNYTKNYLDHNELLKGGVLDIRMGDKPNLNRGVNPEDLPYSFSVNEEGLSKLIGKTKKK; this comes from the coding sequence ATGAATAAGAAAAATGTATTGGCTCTCGCTTTGGTCACGATGATGGCGTGGGTAGGGAAGCCTGCTATGGCAGCTTCCGGTACGAATGCTTTCGATCCGGTAGAGTATGCAATGCCGTTGATGGGAACTCAGTCCAGTTTTGAGTTGTCGACGGGAAATACCTATCCTGCTATTGCCCGCCCCTGGGGTATGAACTTCTGGACGCCACAGACAGGAAAAATGGGAGACGGATGGCAGTATACCTATACGGCAAATAAAATCCGCGGGTTCAAGCAAACCCACCAACCCAGTCCCTGGATCAATGATTACGGACAGTTTGCTATTATGCCGGTAGTAGGTGCTCCCGAGTTCGACCAGGATAAACGCGCCAGCTGGTTCTCTCATAAGAGCGAGGTGGCTAAACCCTATTATTATAAAGCCTATCTGGCAGACCATGACGTGATAACCGAACTGACACCGACCGACCGTGCGGCTCTGTTCCGTTTCACATTCCCGGAAAACGACCATTCCTACATCGTTGTCGATGCGCTGGATAACGGTTCTTATATCAAAGTCGTTCCGGAAGAGAACAAGATCATCGGCTATTCGACCAAGAACAGCGGTGGTGTACCTGATAATTTCAAGAACTATTTCATTATTGAGTTCGATAAACCTTTCACTTACGAAGCTACTTTTGCCGACAATTCATTGAAAGAAGGTGCAAAAGAACAGACTTCGAAGCATGTGGGAGCCGTGATCGGTTTCAAGACCAGGAAAGGAGAAATCGTTCATGCCAAAGTAGCTTCTTCGTTCATCAGCTTCGACCAGGCTGCCGTCAATATGAAAGAGCTGGGTAACGACAATTTCGAAACCCTGGTATCCAAAGGTAAACAAGCCTGGAACGATGTGCTAGGTAAGATCGAAGTGGAAGGCGGTACGTTAGACCAGTACCGTACATTCTATTCCTGCATGTACCGTTCTCTGTTGTTCCCGCGTAAATTCTATGAAATAGATGCAGCCGGAAACGTCGTTCATTATAGCCCGTACAACGGTGAAGTATTGCCGGGATATATGTTTACGGATACCGGCTTTTGGGATACGTTCCGTGCCCTGTTTCCGTTCCTGAACCTGATGTATCCGTCGATGAACAAGGAGATGCAGGAAGGTTTGATCAATACCTATAAGGAAAGCGGCTTCTTCCCTGAATGGGCAAGTCCGGGACATCGTGGTTGCATGGTGGGTAACAATTCGGCTTCCATCCTGGTGGATGCTTATGTGAAGGGTGTGAAGGTCGACGATTTGGAAACGATGTACAAAGGCCTGATCCATGGTACGGAGAATGTACATCCGACCGTTTCTTCTACCGGTCGCCTGGGACATGAATATTACAACAAACTGGGGTATGTGCCTTACGATGTGAAGATCCATGAGAACGCAGCTCGTACGCTGGAATATGCCTACAACGACTGGTGTATTTACCAGATCGCGAAAGAACTGGGTCGTCCGAAGAAAGAACTTGAGCTGTACGCTAAGCGTGCCATGAACTATAAGAACCTGTACGATAAGGAAACCAAGCTGATGCGTGGCAAGAATGCCGACGGTACTTTCCAGGCTCCGTTCTCTCCGTTGAAATGGGGGGATGCCTTTACAGAAGGAAACAGCTGGCATTATACCTGGTCTGTTTTCCACGATCCGCAGGGACTGATCGACCTGATGGGGGGTAAAGATTCTTTCGTAATGATGCTCGACTCCGTATTTGCCGTTCCGCCTTTGTTCGACGACAGCTATTACGGTCAGGTGATCCATGAAATCCGCGAAATGCAGATCATGAACATGGGTAACTACGCTCACGGTAACCAGCCGATCCAGCATATGATCTACCTGTATAACTATGCCGGACAACCCTGGAAAGCTCAGTATTGGTTGCGTGAAGTGATGAACAAGATGTACACTCCGACACCGGACGGTTATTGTGGTGACGAAGATAACGGTCAGACTTCTGCCTGGTATGTATTCTCTGCTCTCGGTTTCTATCCGGTTGCTCCAGGAACGACCCAGTATGTGTTGGGCGCTCCGTTATTTAAAAAGGCGACATTGCATTTCGAAAACGGCAAGAACCTGGTGATCAACGCACCGGAGAACAGCGACAAGAATATCTATATCGAATCGATGTCGTTCAACGGCGTGAACTATACCAAGAACTACCTCGACCATAACGAACTGCTGAAAGGCGGCGTACTCGATATCAGAATGGGCGACAAGCCTAACCTGAACAGAGGTGTCAATCCGGAAGATCTGCCTTATTCATTCTCTGTCAATGAAGAGGGGTTGAGCAAACTGATCGGTAAAACAAAGAAGAAATAA
- a CDS encoding GH92 family glycosyl hydrolase: protein MNVNKNVKTGIALLASVFLLASCTPGGEMSSPQKSPVDYVNPYMGNISHLLVPTYPTVHLPNSMLRVYPERADFTGDMLSGLPVIVTSHRGSSAFNLSPYQGEESGLKPVINYSYDQEKIYPYRYQVYLDDNNIDVDFAPSHQSAVYGITFEGEGPAYLIFNSRNGQLKSDGKSVSGYQFVDRKTKVYLYAETDKTPQQCGVVSDNTVKYGETSVEGKDAALVLSYGNDVKKLGVRYGISFISEEQAKKNLEREIAAYDVDVVAKIARNDWNEALGKIQAQGGTEDDKVVFYTSLYRCYERPVNLSEDGRYYSAFDGKIHEDGGRPFYTDDWIWDTYRATHPLRILIDNERESDMINSFLLMAEQMGTNWMPTFPEVTGDSRRMNSNHAVATVIDAWKKGVRGFDLEKAYIASKKGIEEKTLIPWSAAPAGWLDDFYKEHGYIPALKPGEKETVANVSIWEKRQPVAVTLGTAYDQWCLSQIAAELGKTDEAKHYLRESYNYRNVFNPETRFFHPKDKDGKFIEPMDYRYDGGLGARDYYDENNGYVYRWDVQHNIGDLISMIGGDKVFTSALDSMFNEPLGMSKWSFYSFLPDHTGNVGMFSMANEPSLHIPYLYNYAGQPWKTQKRIRTLLNQWFRNDVMGVPGDEDGGGMSAFVVFSQMGFYPVTPGSPTYNIGSPVFTDVKVDLGNGNTFEVKANNASPENKYVQSARLNGEVLNQPWFNHSDIAQGGLLELEMGPKANKEWGTKTPPPSAAPMPQ, encoded by the coding sequence ATGAATGTAAACAAAAATGTGAAAACGGGTATAGCTTTGCTGGCTTCTGTATTCTTGCTGGCATCCTGTACCCCCGGCGGGGAAATGTCTTCCCCGCAAAAAAGTCCGGTGGACTATGTGAACCCGTATATGGGAAATATCAGTCACCTGCTGGTTCCGACCTATCCGACCGTACATCTGCCTAACAGCATGCTGCGCGTATATCCGGAGCGGGCTGACTTTACAGGAGATATGTTAAGCGGACTGCCAGTCATCGTGACCAGCCATCGCGGAAGTTCCGCTTTCAACCTGAGCCCGTACCAGGGAGAAGAATCCGGACTGAAGCCGGTGATCAACTACAGCTATGACCAGGAAAAGATCTATCCGTATCGTTATCAGGTATACCTGGACGACAACAATATCGATGTCGACTTTGCCCCGTCTCACCAGAGTGCCGTATATGGCATTACGTTTGAAGGAGAAGGTCCTGCCTATCTGATCTTCAACAGCCGTAACGGACAGTTGAAGAGCGATGGCAAAAGCGTCAGCGGTTACCAGTTTGTCGACCGGAAAACGAAAGTTTACCTGTATGCTGAAACCGATAAGACCCCGCAGCAATGCGGCGTAGTAAGCGATAATACCGTGAAATACGGCGAAACATCAGTAGAAGGTAAGGACGCAGCTCTTGTCCTCTCTTACGGAAACGATGTGAAGAAGCTGGGTGTCCGCTATGGTATCTCGTTTATCAGCGAAGAACAGGCAAAGAAGAACCTCGAACGTGAAATAGCAGCCTATGATGTCGATGTGGTAGCCAAGATCGCCCGTAACGACTGGAACGAAGCCCTCGGCAAGATACAGGCACAAGGCGGAACGGAAGACGACAAGGTGGTGTTCTATACTTCCCTGTACCGTTGCTACGAACGTCCGGTCAACCTGAGCGAAGACGGACGCTATTACAGTGCTTTCGACGGCAAGATACATGAAGACGGCGGTCGTCCGTTCTATACCGACGACTGGATCTGGGATACCTACCGTGCAACCCACCCGTTGCGTATCCTGATCGATAACGAACGTGAAAGCGATATGATCAATTCCTTTCTGCTGATGGCGGAACAGATGGGTACGAACTGGATGCCTACCTTCCCCGAAGTAACCGGTGATTCCCGTCGTATGAACTCCAATCATGCCGTAGCAACCGTGATCGATGCCTGGAAGAAAGGCGTACGCGGTTTCGACCTCGAAAAGGCTTATATAGCCTCAAAGAAAGGTATCGAAGAGAAAACACTGATTCCCTGGTCTGCTGCTCCTGCCGGATGGCTGGACGATTTCTATAAGGAACACGGTTATATCCCGGCATTGAAGCCCGGCGAAAAAGAAACCGTAGCCAATGTCTCTATTTGGGAGAAACGCCAGCCGGTAGCCGTTACCTTGGGTACTGCTTACGACCAGTGGTGTCTTTCACAGATCGCAGCCGAACTGGGCAAGACAGACGAAGCTAAACATTATCTGCGCGAATCGTACAACTATCGTAATGTGTTCAATCCGGAAACCCGTTTCTTCCACCCGAAAGATAAGGACGGCAAGTTCATCGAACCGATGGATTACCGTTACGACGGTGGACTGGGTGCACGTGATTACTACGATGAAAACAACGGCTATGTATACCGCTGGGACGTACAGCATAATATCGGCGACCTGATTTCCATGATCGGCGGAGACAAAGTCTTCACTTCGGCACTCGATTCTATGTTCAACGAACCGCTGGGAATGTCTAAATGGAGTTTCTATTCCTTCCTGCCCGACCATACCGGTAACGTGGGTATGTTCTCGATGGCGAATGAACCGAGCCTGCATATCCCGTATCTGTATAACTATGCCGGCCAGCCCTGGAAGACGCAGAAACGTATCCGTACGTTGTTGAACCAATGGTTCCGTAACGACGTAATGGGTGTTCCGGGTGATGAAGACGGTGGCGGTATGTCTGCTTTCGTGGTATTCAGCCAGATGGGATTCTATCCGGTTACTCCAGGTTCTCCGACTTATAATATCGGTAGCCCGGTATTTACGGACGTAAAGGTCGACCTGGGTAATGGCAATACCTTCGAGGTCAAAGCGAATAATGCCTCTCCGGAAAACAAATATGTACAGTCTGCTCGCCTGAACGGTGAAGTGCTGAACCAGCCGTGGTTCAATCATAGCGACATTGCACAGGGTGGTTTGCTGGAACTGGAGATGGGCCCGAAAGCCAATAAGGAATGGGGAACAAAGACACCTCCTCCTTCAGCTGCTCCGATGCCTCAATAA